From Falco cherrug isolate bFalChe1 chromosome 4, bFalChe1.pri, whole genome shotgun sequence, one genomic window encodes:
- the IL6 gene encoding interleukin-6, with the protein MKFPRGRGCDRDRAGRRPPALRAAAALPPPLLLLLLLLLPRAAAAPLPAADSSGEAELEEAAARRAALPDCVRLARLLHARAAQLQEEMCEKFTVCGNSMEMLVQNNLNLPKVTEEDGCLLAGFDEEKCLRKISSGLYTFQTYLAHVQETFTSEKQNVESLCYSTEHLARTIRQMVINPDEVIIPDSATQESLRAKLKSDKIWIEKITTHLILRDFTSFMEKTVRAIRYLKNIRSFSV; encoded by the exons ATGAAGTTTCCCCGGGGCCGTGGCTGTGACCGTGACCGtgccggccgccgcccgcccgccctccgcgccgccgccgccctgccgccgccgctgctgctgctgctgctgctgctgctgccgcgggccgccgccgccccgctgcccgccgccgaCTCCTCGGGGGAGGCCGAGctggaggaggcggcggcgcggcgggcggcgctgcCCGACTGCGTGCGGCTGGCGCGGCTGCTGCACGCCCGGGCggcccagctgcaggaggag ATGTGCGAGAAGTTCACCGTCTGCGGGAACAGCATGGAAATGCTCGTCCAGAACAACCTCAACCTCCCCAAGGTGACGGAGGAAGACGGGTGTCTGCTCGCCGGCTTCGATGAG GAGAAATGCTTGAGGAAAATCTCCAGCGGCCTTTATACCTTTCAGACATACCTTGCACACGTACAAGAAACTTTTACTAGTGAAAAGCAAAACGTTGAATCGCTGTGCTATAGTACAGAGCACCTGGCACGCACCATAAGGCAGATG gtgATCAATCCTGATGAAGTGATCATCCCGGACTCAGCTACCCAGGAATCCCTCCGCGCAAAGCTGAAGTCCGATAAGATCTGGATAGAGAAGATCACCACCCACCTCATCCTCCGAGACTTTACTTCATTTATGGAGAAAACAGTGAGGGCCATTCGctatttgaaaaatatcagGAGTTTCAGTGTTTGA